Proteins encoded together in one Bosea sp. (in: a-proteobacteria) window:
- a CDS encoding NUDIX hydrolase, which translates to MTGQGRRGGVENGTIVRLARVDARVEPHDWAYARENAAGIAAHWAKISAGKPAMFNGRVMLQHRAAIRGGVFEAGYFETDYAAFMAWRDAGHPGPAIRNGFAMAALRANDGAFLCGRMGAHTANAGKVYFAAGTPDREDQRPDGTLDLAGSVTRELAEETGLRAGELAVGAGWTAVIEEGRIAFMREVGIDLPADEARALMLARMKTLPEEELSDIVILRDLAATQEHDMPPFMRRYLAHIFGDD; encoded by the coding sequence ATGACAGGCCAGGGGAGGCGCGGCGGCGTCGAGAACGGGACGATCGTCCGGCTCGCACGGGTCGATGCCCGGGTCGAGCCCCATGACTGGGCCTATGCCCGCGAGAACGCCGCGGGAATCGCGGCGCATTGGGCGAAGATCAGTGCCGGCAAGCCCGCGATGTTCAACGGGCGGGTGATGCTGCAGCACCGCGCGGCGATCCGCGGCGGCGTTTTCGAGGCCGGCTATTTCGAGACCGACTATGCCGCCTTCATGGCCTGGCGCGATGCCGGCCATCCCGGGCCCGCCATCCGCAACGGCTTCGCCATGGCGGCGCTCAGGGCCAATGACGGCGCCTTCCTCTGCGGCAGGATGGGCGCCCACACCGCCAATGCCGGCAAGGTCTATTTCGCCGCCGGCACGCCCGACCGCGAGGATCAACGCCCCGACGGCACGCTCGACCTCGCCGGCAGCGTCACCCGCGAGCTTGCGGAGGAGACCGGCTTGCGGGCCGGGGAGCTCGCTGTCGGCGCCGGCTGGACGGCGGTGATCGAGGAAGGCCGCATCGCCTTCATGCGCGAGGTCGGCATCGACCTGCCGGCGGATGAGGCGCGGGCGCTGATGCTGGCGCGGATGAAGACGCTGCCCGAGGAGGAGCTTTCCGACATCGTGATCCTGCGCGACCTCGCCGCGACGCAAGAGCACGACATGCCGCCCTTCATGCGCCGCTACCTCGCGCATATCTTCGGTGACGACTGA
- a CDS encoding helix-turn-helix domain-containing protein — MITAAQMRAARALLGIDQRGLAEMAGVSLPTIQRMESSEGNVRGVIESLTRVVEAFDRAGVELIGDNAVSRGGGRGVRLKAPP, encoded by the coding sequence ATGATAACGGCCGCGCAGATGCGCGCCGCCCGTGCCCTGCTCGGGATCGACCAGCGTGGGCTCGCCGAGATGGCGGGCGTCTCGCTGCCCACCATCCAGCGGATGGAAAGCAGCGAAGGCAATGTCCGCGGCGTGATCGAATCCCTGACCCGGGTGGTGGAGGCGTTTGACCGCGCGGGCGTCGAGCTGATCGGCGACAACGCCGTCAGCCGCGGCGGCGGGCGCGGGGTGCGCCTGAAAGCGCCGCCATAG
- a CDS encoding M3 family metallopeptidase → MTLAETAHPEALPLPAENPFAARWQTPFRLPPFAQIRPEHIRPAFDAALAKHKAEIAAIVADKAQPDFANTIEALERAGRALSRIGGVFYNLTGADTNEALQAIERAMSPITARHWSAIMMDEGLFARVDAVNARRDGLSLDAEQARLLERTHKGFVRSGAKLAADDKQRLATINERLAALGTAFSQNVLKDESSYALFIADEAGLAGLPDFLRAAMARAAADRARPGQHAVTLSRSIIEPFLTFSERRDLREEAFLAWSRRGENGGDSDNRAIVAEMVALRAEKAKLLGYPTFAHFKLDDAMAKTPEHVRDLLELVWKPARARAAREAADLSALAGLEGGNGPIRPWDWRHYAEKVRQKTYAFDEAALKPYLPLDRVRQAAFDVAGKLFGLAFTERPELAGYHPEVRLFEVTEAASGRAIGLFLGDYFARPSKRSGAWMSAFRGQRKLDGEVRPIIVNVCNFAKPAEGHPALLSLDEARTLFHEFGHALHGLISDVTYGSLAGTSVARDFVELPSQLYEHWFLTREVMRQYCLHAETGKPIPEALIEKIEKAQTFNQGFATVEYTSSALVDLAFHSLAAPAAVDPLAFEAAELKRIGMPAEITMRHRTPHFTHVFAGDGYSAGYYSYLWSEVMDADAFNAFTETGDVFSAEVAAKLKRYIYAAGDTREAAEAYTLFRGRLPTPDALLEKRGLAA, encoded by the coding sequence ATGACCCTTGCCGAGACCGCCCATCCCGAAGCGCTGCCGTTGCCGGCCGAAAATCCCTTCGCCGCGCGCTGGCAGACGCCTTTCCGCCTGCCGCCCTTCGCGCAGATCAGGCCCGAGCATATCCGCCCGGCCTTCGACGCGGCGCTCGCCAAGCACAAGGCCGAGATCGCGGCGATCGTCGCGGATAAGGCCCAGCCCGATTTCGCCAATACGATCGAGGCGCTGGAGCGGGCGGGCCGGGCGCTCAGCCGCATCGGCGGCGTGTTCTACAACCTGACCGGGGCCGACACGAACGAGGCGTTGCAGGCGATCGAGCGCGCGATGTCGCCGATCACCGCGCGGCACTGGTCGGCGATCATGATGGACGAGGGGCTGTTCGCCCGCGTCGACGCGGTCAATGCCAGGCGCGACGGGCTCAGCCTCGATGCCGAGCAGGCGCGATTGCTGGAGCGCACCCACAAGGGCTTCGTCCGTTCCGGCGCGAAGCTCGCTGCGGATGACAAGCAGCGCCTCGCCACGATCAATGAACGGTTGGCGGCGCTCGGCACCGCGTTCAGCCAGAACGTGCTGAAGGATGAATCGTCCTACGCCCTCTTCATCGCGGACGAGGCCGGGCTTGCCGGCCTGCCGGACTTCCTGAGGGCGGCGATGGCGCGCGCGGCGGCCGATCGGGCCAGGCCCGGCCAGCATGCGGTGACGCTGTCGCGCTCGATCATCGAGCCGTTCCTGACCTTCTCCGAGCGGCGCGACCTGCGCGAGGAAGCCTTCCTCGCCTGGAGCCGGCGCGGCGAGAACGGCGGCGACAGCGACAACCGCGCGATCGTCGCCGAGATGGTGGCGCTCCGGGCCGAGAAGGCGAAGCTCCTCGGCTATCCGACCTTCGCCCATTTCAAGCTCGACGACGCCATGGCGAAGACGCCGGAGCATGTGCGCGACCTGCTCGAGCTGGTCTGGAAGCCGGCCCGCGCGCGGGCGGCGCGCGAGGCGGCCGATCTTTCGGCCCTGGCGGGGCTTGAGGGCGGGAACGGGCCGATCCGCCCCTGGGACTGGCGCCATTATGCCGAGAAGGTCAGGCAGAAGACCTATGCTTTCGACGAGGCCGCGCTGAAGCCCTATCTCCCGCTCGACCGCGTGCGGCAGGCGGCCTTCGACGTCGCCGGCAAGCTGTTCGGGCTTGCCTTCACCGAGCGGCCGGAGCTTGCCGGCTACCATCCGGAGGTGCGCCTCTTCGAGGTGACGGAGGCCGCAAGCGGGCGTGCCATCGGGCTGTTTCTGGGGGATTACTTCGCCCGGCCCTCGAAGCGCTCGGGCGCCTGGATGAGCGCCTTTCGCGGCCAGCGCAAGCTCGATGGCGAGGTCAGGCCGATCATCGTCAATGTCTGCAATTTCGCCAAGCCGGCGGAGGGCCACCCGGCGCTGCTCTCGCTCGACGAGGCGCGCACGCTGTTCCACGAATTCGGCCACGCGCTGCACGGGCTCATCTCGGACGTGACCTATGGTTCGCTCGCCGGGACCTCGGTCGCGCGCGACTTCGTCGAATTGCCCTCGCAGCTCTACGAGCACTGGTTCCTGACGCGCGAGGTGATGCGGCAATATTGCCTGCATGCCGAGACGGGTAAGCCGATCCCCGAGGCGCTGATCGAGAAGATCGAAAAGGCGCAGACCTTCAACCAGGGCTTCGCCACCGTGGAATACACCTCCTCGGCGCTGGTCGATCTCGCCTTCCATTCGCTCGCGGCGCCGGCCGCGGTCGATCCGCTCGCCTTCGAGGCGGCGGAGCTGAAGCGCATCGGCATGCCGGCCGAGATCACCATGCGCCACCGCACGCCGCACTTCACCCATGTCTTCGCCGGCGACGGCTATTCGGCCGGCTATTACAGCTATCTCTGGTCGGAGGTGATGGATGCCGACGCCTTCAACGCCTTCACCGAGACGGGCGATGTGTTCTCGGCCGAGGTGGCGGCGAAGCTGAAGCGCTACATCTATGCTGCCGGCGACACGCGCGAGGCGGCGGAAGCCTACACGCTGTTCCGCGGCCGGCTGCCGACGCCGGATGCGCTTTTGGAGAAGCGGGGGCTGGCGGCGTAG
- a CDS encoding SulP family inorganic anion transporter yields MAATSPEPSFAELYTPKLVTIMREGYGLAGFKADAIAGLTVAIVALPLSMAIAIASGVTPDRGLYTSIVGGFIVSAFGGSRFQIGGPAGAFIVLVAACVAQHGLEGLLLATFLSGFMLAAIGLLRLGTFIKYIPYPVTVGFTAGIAVIIFSSQIKDLLGLSLEKEPGPLLPKLAALAGALPSVSPAAVAVAAVTIGVIVALRRLRPHWPSLIIGVAIATVGAALMGAPVETIGTRFGGIPQTLPLPHLPEISWTKIVAVLPNALSFTLLGCIESLLSAVVADSMTGRRHRSNCELVAQGLANIASPLFGGICVTGNIARTATNVRSGARGPVAGMLHSVFLLLFMLVAAPLAAFIPLAALAGVLAVVAWNMAEKHEFATLIRASRGDAVVLLVTFLLVIFEDLTVGIVVGFSVSALLFLHRMAESVAVENAPMVEEDRADTENGNGRKPYDSGLATDPDIMVLRISGAFFFGAAAAVGAALDRIGEKPKTYVIDLSAVSLLDSTGAATIESFVRNAHRRGATVRIAGATRPVRRTLLMHGVGRPKVRFIGTVGEALSPDSRTSPSSP; encoded by the coding sequence ATGGCCGCCACGAGCCCCGAGCCGAGCTTCGCCGAGCTCTACACGCCCAAGCTGGTCACGATCATGCGCGAGGGTTACGGCCTCGCCGGCTTCAAGGCCGACGCCATCGCCGGCCTCACCGTCGCGATCGTGGCGCTGCCGCTGTCCATGGCCATCGCCATCGCCTCCGGGGTCACGCCCGATCGCGGGCTCTACACCTCGATCGTCGGCGGCTTCATCGTCTCGGCGTTCGGCGGCAGCCGCTTCCAGATCGGCGGGCCGGCCGGGGCCTTCATCGTGCTGGTCGCGGCCTGCGTGGCGCAGCACGGGCTGGAGGGCCTGCTGCTCGCGACCTTCCTGTCGGGCTTCATGCTGGCGGCGATCGGGCTTCTCAGGCTCGGCACCTTCATCAAATACATCCCCTATCCGGTCACGGTCGGCTTCACCGCCGGCATCGCGGTCATCATCTTCTCGAGCCAGATCAAGGACCTGCTGGGCTTGAGCCTTGAGAAGGAGCCGGGGCCGCTGCTGCCGAAGCTCGCCGCGCTCGCCGGCGCGCTGCCGAGCGTGAGCCCGGCGGCGGTCGCGGTCGCGGCCGTCACCATCGGCGTCATCGTCGCGTTGCGCCGCCTGCGGCCGCATTGGCCCTCGCTGATCATCGGCGTGGCGATCGCCACGGTCGGGGCGGCGCTCATGGGCGCGCCGGTCGAGACCATCGGCACGCGCTTCGGCGGCATTCCGCAGACGCTGCCGCTGCCGCATCTGCCGGAGATCTCCTGGACGAAGATCGTCGCCGTCCTGCCGAACGCGCTCTCCTTCACCCTGCTCGGCTGCATCGAGAGCCTGCTCTCGGCCGTGGTCGCCGATTCGATGACGGGCCGGCGGCATCGCTCTAATTGCGAGCTGGTGGCGCAGGGGCTGGCGAACATCGCCTCGCCGCTGTTCGGCGGCATCTGCGTCACCGGCAACATCGCCCGCACCGCCACCAATGTGCGCTCCGGCGCGCGCGGACCGGTCGCCGGCATGCTGCATTCGGTGTTCCTGCTGCTGTTCATGCTGGTCGCGGCGCCGCTTGCGGCCTTCATCCCGCTCGCGGCGCTGGCGGGCGTGCTGGCGGTGGTGGCCTGGAACATGGCCGAGAAGCACGAGTTCGCGACGCTGATCCGCGCCTCGCGGGGCGATGCCGTGGTGCTCCTGGTGACGTTCCTGCTGGTGATCTTCGAGGATCTGACCGTCGGCATCGTCGTCGGCTTTTCGGTCAGCGCGCTGCTCTTCCTGCACCGCATGGCCGAATCGGTGGCGGTCGAGAACGCCCCGATGGTGGAGGAGGACAGGGCGGACACGGAAAACGGCAATGGGCGCAAGCCCTATGATTCAGGGCTCGCGACCGATCCCGACATCATGGTCCTGCGCATTTCGGGCGCCTTTTTCTTCGGCGCCGCCGCCGCGGTCGGCGCGGCGCTGGACAGGATCGGCGAGAAGCCGAAGACCTATGTCATCGACCTCTCGGCCGTCTCCCTGCTCGATTCGACCGGGGCTGCGACGATCGAAAGCTTCGTGCGCAACGCCCATCGCAGGGGCGCGACGGTGCGGATCGCCGGCGCGACGCGGCCGGTGCGCCGGACGCTCCTCATGCACGGCGTCGGGCGGCCGAAGGTGCGCTTCATCGGCACGGTGGGCGAGGCGCTCAGCCCGGATAGCCGAACTTCGCCTTCGTCGCCCTGA